From a single Aricia agestis chromosome 17, ilAriAges1.1, whole genome shotgun sequence genomic region:
- the LOC121735524 gene encoding slowpoke-binding protein, with product MFNLYQHLKAEGKSEAETTGHDRFYQERSRSSYRKKKRKGACRRAQSAAELDPESVAAANKRNAFRIRSVSTDKEESEEENSEKTPLVAQKIDSLAKLLFNKSIMGSSSGKSSPSEPSASPRYADRSMESSVALVICNEYLSVTPRYELISPLSCIGSRPNKQWFAIHDNSIKTERLLSLIPLPPNCVVEASEHTRGLMLELFRALHHPYIYPVLDLELRSGHALAVIPYNPSGSLKDLIYKSTWSEEYSRKYTATGAGLPVSQVARFGRQLLEGLLFLREKGFPPFCHLHTGNVILQNGVARISGLENTLVAATPRRSLPLRHAEVLSLGHVLFEMCTAADTDLTLLATLAPSYSQVVDIMGQIFGPRPPNLHELVMSELFRKIDLREMKGSCLPNFSQRLSRSCLSLLSEVTRACEPRRPAALAAPPAPAAPPLVRRRHLLKDQDYTEEWQQW from the exons ATGTTTAACCTCTACCAGCATTTGAAGGCGGAGGGGAAGTCTGAGGCAGAGACGACGGGACATGACAGGTTCTACCAGGAGAGATCCAGGTCTAGTTACAGGAAGAAGAAACGTAAAGGCGCTTGCAGGCGAGCGCAGTCGGCGGCAGAGCTGGATCCGGAGTCGGTGGCTGCTGCTAACAAGAGGAATGCTTTCCGTATACGGTCTGTGTCCACGGATAAGGAGGAGAGTGAAG AAGAGAACTCAGAGAAGACTCCACTAGTTGCACAGAAGATAGATTCCCTGGCGAAGCTGCTGTTCAACAAGTCGATCATGGGCTCCAGTTCTGGGAAATCATCACCATCGGAGCCTTCAGCATCGCCGCG GTACGCAGACCGGTCGATGGAGAGCTCAGTCGCTTTGGTGATTTGCAACGAGTACTTATCAGTCACTCCAAG ATATGAACTCATATCACCGCTCAGTTGTATCGGCTCCAGACCGAACAAGCAGTGGTTCGCTATCCACGATAACTCCATTAAAACTGAACGACTGCTTTCGCTG ATCCCCCTCCCGCCTAACTGCGTAGTGGAAGCGAGTGAGCACACTCGCGGTCTGATGCTGGAGCTGTTTCGCGCGCTGCACCACCCCTACATCTACCCTGTGCTGGACCTCGAGCTGCGCAGCGGCCACGCGCTAGCTGTCATACCCTACAACCCCAGTGGCAGCCTCAAGGATCTCATATACAAG AGCACCTGGAGCGAGGAGTACTCCCGTAAGTATACCGCCACCGGCGCCGGTCTGCCGGTCTCCCAGGTGGCGCGCTTCGGCCGGCAGCTGCTGGAGGGGCTGCTGTTCCTAAGGGAGAAGGGATTCCCCCCCTTCTGTCACCTCCACACAGGGAACGTTATACTGCAGAATGGGGTGGCGCG TATCAGCGGTCTCGAGAACACTTTAGTCGCGGCCACACCTCGCCGCTCGCTGCCGTTGCGACACGCGGAGGTGCTGTCGCTCGGCCACGTGCTGTTCGAGATGTGCACCGCCGCCGACACAGATCTGACGCTGTTGGCGACGTTGGCGCCGAGTTATTCACAG GTGGTAGATATTATGGGCCAGATCTTCGGGCCACGGCCGCCAAACCTGCACGAGCTGGTGATGAGCGAGCTGTTCCGGAAGATCGACCTGCGGGAGATGAAGGGCTCCTGTCTGCCG AACTTCAGCCAGCGTCTGTCTCGCTCGTGTCTATCGCTGCTGAGCGAGGTGACGCGAGCGTGCGAGCCGCGCCGCCCCGCCGCGCTCGCCGCACCCCCCGcacccgccgcgccgcccctaGTGCGCAG AAGACACTTATTAAAAGATCAAGACTACACGGAGGAATGGCAGCAATGGTGA
- the LOC121735534 gene encoding mitochondrial 2-oxoglutarate/malate carrier protein-like isoform X1 — translation MGDKKGKMPAWVNFVIGGSSGMLAICVVQPADLMKTRMQLLGPERKSLVAVAGDILRTEGAGGFYKGLTAALFRQATYTTGRMGCFNSVSDYYKTNYGTPSFATKVGIGVVSGAVGAYVGTPAEVALIRMTADGRLPPEKRRNYRNVFNALARIVREEGLFTLWRGAGATVTRAMVVNGSQLAVYAQAREMLLTHMGEGISLHFVSSMISGLATSLASLPVDIVKTRVQNAEKGTSQLKVLTNVIRNEGVLTLWSGFIPTYCKIGPHTVLTFIFLEQLNKLYYTYVQNE, via the exons atgggTGATAAAAAAGGAAAGATGCCGGCCTGGGTGAATTTTGTGATCGGCGGATCGAGCGG CATGCTGGCGATCTGCGTGGTGCAGCCGGCGGACCTGATGAAGACGAGGATGCAGCTGCTGGGCCCGGAGCGGAAGTCGCTGGTGGCGGTTGCCGGTGACATCCTACGGACGGAGGGCGCGGGGGGCTTCTACAAGGGGCTGACCGCGGCGCTGTTCCGACAGGCCACGTATACCACGGGCAGAATGGGCTGCTTTAACAGCGTGTCGGATTATTATAAGAC CAACTACGGCACCCCAAGTTTCGCCACGAAGGTCGGCATCGGCGTGGTGTCGGGCGCGGTGGGCGCGTACGTCGGCACGCCCGCCGAGGTCGCGCTCATAAGGATGACGGCCGACGGGCGTCTCCCGCCGGAGAAGAGGAGGAACTATAGGAATGTGTTTAATGCTCTCGCcag AATTGTGCGCGAAGAAGGACTATTCACGCTGTGGCGCGGCGCGGGAGCTACCGTCACCCGAGCTATGGTCGTCAACGGCTCGCAGCTTGCTGTATATGCTCAG GCCCGCGAGATGCTGCTGACGCATATGGGCGAAGGCATCTCGCTACACTTCGTGTCCTCCATGATCTCCGGCCTGGCCACCTCTCTCGCTTCCCTGCCTGTCGACATCGTCAAGACCag AGTCCAAAACGCGGAGAAGGGCACCAGTCAACTGAAGGTCCTCACGAACGTGATACGAAACGAGGGAGTTTTGACCCTATGGAGTGGTTTCATCCCCACTTACTGCAAAATTGGCCCCCACACCGTATTGACTTTTATATTCCTAGAACAGCTGAACAAACTATACTATACTTATGTACAGAATGAATAA
- the LOC121735534 gene encoding mitochondrial 2-oxoglutarate/malate carrier protein-like isoform X2 — MLAICVVQPADLMKTRMQLLGPERKSLVAVAGDILRTEGAGGFYKGLTAALFRQATYTTGRMGCFNSVSDYYKTNYGTPSFATKVGIGVVSGAVGAYVGTPAEVALIRMTADGRLPPEKRRNYRNVFNALARIVREEGLFTLWRGAGATVTRAMVVNGSQLAVYAQAREMLLTHMGEGISLHFVSSMISGLATSLASLPVDIVKTRVQNAEKGTSQLKVLTNVIRNEGVLTLWSGFIPTYCKIGPHTVLTFIFLEQLNKLYYTYVQNE; from the exons ATGCTGGCGATCTGCGTGGTGCAGCCGGCGGACCTGATGAAGACGAGGATGCAGCTGCTGGGCCCGGAGCGGAAGTCGCTGGTGGCGGTTGCCGGTGACATCCTACGGACGGAGGGCGCGGGGGGCTTCTACAAGGGGCTGACCGCGGCGCTGTTCCGACAGGCCACGTATACCACGGGCAGAATGGGCTGCTTTAACAGCGTGTCGGATTATTATAAGAC CAACTACGGCACCCCAAGTTTCGCCACGAAGGTCGGCATCGGCGTGGTGTCGGGCGCGGTGGGCGCGTACGTCGGCACGCCCGCCGAGGTCGCGCTCATAAGGATGACGGCCGACGGGCGTCTCCCGCCGGAGAAGAGGAGGAACTATAGGAATGTGTTTAATGCTCTCGCcag AATTGTGCGCGAAGAAGGACTATTCACGCTGTGGCGCGGCGCGGGAGCTACCGTCACCCGAGCTATGGTCGTCAACGGCTCGCAGCTTGCTGTATATGCTCAG GCCCGCGAGATGCTGCTGACGCATATGGGCGAAGGCATCTCGCTACACTTCGTGTCCTCCATGATCTCCGGCCTGGCCACCTCTCTCGCTTCCCTGCCTGTCGACATCGTCAAGACCag AGTCCAAAACGCGGAGAAGGGCACCAGTCAACTGAAGGTCCTCACGAACGTGATACGAAACGAGGGAGTTTTGACCCTATGGAGTGGTTTCATCCCCACTTACTGCAAAATTGGCCCCCACACCGTATTGACTTTTATATTCCTAGAACAGCTGAACAAACTATACTATACTTATGTACAGAATGAATAA
- the LOC121735543 gene encoding uncharacterized protein LOC121735543 isoform X1 encodes MTASRKSLFIFLMGLAWRCRYTMPLLLSGTVALLGQAWMFQIRVQTVHRLHENDLGFYDDEGSVEESSWETESTDSWETIVEEVAYDLNG; translated from the exons ATGACAGCGTCCCGCAAGTCGCTGTTCATATTCCTGATGGGTCTGGCGTGGCGGTGCCGGTACACCATGCCGCTGCTGCTGAGCGGCACGGTGGCGCTGCTCGGCCAGGCCTGGATGTTCCAGATCAGGGTGCAGACGGTGCACAGGCTGCACGAGAACGAT cTGGGCTTCTACGATGACGAGGGTTCGGTGGAGGAGTCGTCGTGGGAGACGGAATCCACAGACAGCTGGGAGACCATCGTGGAAGAAGTCGCTTACG ACTTAAACGGCTGA
- the LOC121735543 gene encoding uncharacterized protein LOC121735543 isoform X2 — MTASRKSLFIFLMGLAWRCRYTMPLLLSGTVALLGQAWMFQIRVQTVHRLHENDLGFYDDEGSVEESSWETESTDSWETIVEEVAYG; from the exons ATGACAGCGTCCCGCAAGTCGCTGTTCATATTCCTGATGGGTCTGGCGTGGCGGTGCCGGTACACCATGCCGCTGCTGCTGAGCGGCACGGTGGCGCTGCTCGGCCAGGCCTGGATGTTCCAGATCAGGGTGCAGACGGTGCACAGGCTGCACGAGAACGAT cTGGGCTTCTACGATGACGAGGGTTCGGTGGAGGAGTCGTCGTGGGAGACGGAATCCACAGACAGCTGGGAGACCATCGTGGAAGAAGTCGCTTACGGTTGA